One region of Vibrio sp. FE10 genomic DNA includes:
- a CDS encoding gluconokinase translates to MAGSSVIVMGVSACGKSTVGEQLAKKLGRKFIDGDDLHPRANIQKMASGQPLNDDDRIPWLERVSDAAYSLESKNEHGIIVCSALKKKYRDQIRKGNKNITFLFLDGDIDLILQRMRQRQGHFMKENMIKSQFETLERPDNEPDTVVISINGDINNVVDCAAIVLSMTDEAIA, encoded by the coding sequence ATGGCTGGTAGTAGTGTCATCGTCATGGGAGTCAGTGCTTGCGGGAAAAGCACGGTAGGCGAGCAGTTGGCAAAAAAACTTGGGCGTAAGTTTATTGATGGTGACGACCTTCATCCTCGAGCAAACATTCAAAAAATGGCGTCAGGCCAACCTCTTAATGATGATGACCGTATCCCATGGCTGGAGCGTGTTAGTGACGCGGCTTACAGCCTAGAAAGTAAAAATGAACACGGCATTATTGTGTGTTCTGCATTAAAGAAAAAATACCGTGACCAAATTCGTAAAGGAAATAAGAACATCACTTTTCTATTCCTCGATGGGGATATCGACCTGATTTTGCAACGCATGCGTCAGCGTCAAGGTCACTTCATGAAAGAGAATATGATCAAGAGCCAATTCGAAACGCTAGAAAGACCTGACAATGAACCCGACACTGTGGTGATTAGCATTAACGGTGATATTAACAATGTCGTTGATTGCGCTGCGATTGTGCTCTCGATGACCGATGAGGCAATCGCATGA
- a CDS encoding DMT family transporter — translation MTTINLPKNEVRNTRTFGFTLAIAGAVLMSIDPIFIRYAGVSGFDTAFLFGLFSAISMPILLKFNDKRGIRKAVVQSGWPLLAAGVLMLGSASGLVFSIKMTSIANTFVILSAAPAVAAIFSWLILKEATSRSTLIAIVAVMIGITIVVSGSFSSGNWMGDALAVFAVTCLSMMFTLLRKYQDVSRLASVGLGGLLLAVVMFFFATPSSYSVETWLIMGMMGLFTAPVGRVLSMVATRHITAPEVSMTLMLETVLAPAWAFIFFTEIPPMTSIIGGVVILITIFIYTFVTMKNDDK, via the coding sequence ATGACGACAATTAACCTCCCGAAAAATGAAGTAAGAAACACACGAACCTTCGGCTTCACCCTCGCAATTGCAGGCGCTGTATTAATGAGTATTGATCCGATATTCATTCGCTATGCTGGCGTAAGCGGCTTCGACACGGCCTTCTTGTTCGGTTTATTCAGCGCGATATCGATGCCGATCTTACTTAAGTTCAACGACAAACGTGGTATTCGAAAAGCTGTAGTCCAGAGTGGTTGGCCACTATTGGCGGCGGGTGTGCTTATGTTGGGCAGTGCGTCAGGCTTGGTGTTCAGCATCAAGATGACTTCAATCGCGAATACCTTTGTGATCCTCAGTGCAGCTCCTGCTGTGGCCGCTATTTTCAGTTGGTTAATCTTGAAGGAGGCCACCAGCCGCTCGACCTTAATTGCGATTGTGGCAGTAATGATCGGCATTACGATTGTCGTTTCAGGTTCGTTTTCTTCGGGTAATTGGATGGGCGATGCTTTGGCGGTGTTCGCGGTGACCTGCCTTTCAATGATGTTTACCTTGCTGCGTAAATATCAAGATGTCAGCCGATTGGCGAGTGTTGGCTTAGGTGGCTTGTTGCTAGCGGTTGTGATGTTTTTCTTCGCAACACCATCAAGCTATAGCGTTGAAACGTGGTTAATTATGGGCATGATGGGCTTGTTTACCGCTCCGGTTGGGCGTGTGCTTTCCATGGTTGCCACTCGCCACATTACCGCACCTGAAGTATCAATGACTCTGATGTTGGAGACTGTGTTAGCTCCGGCCTGGGCGTTTATCTTCTTCACCGAGATCCCACCAATGACCAGTATTATCGGTGGTGTGGTGATCCTGATTACGATCTTTATCTACACCTTCGTGACCATGAAAAATGATGACAAATAG
- the ascB gene encoding 6-phospho-beta-glucosidase: protein MSNIQFPEDFLWGGAIAANQSEGAHLAGGKGLTTVDMIPYGENRMPIKLGQVDKVTLSEDEFYPSHNAIDFYHRYKEDIALLAEMGFKVFRVSIAWSRIFPKGDELEPNQAGLDFYRDVFEECKKYGIEPLVTLCHFDVPMHLVNEYGSWRNRKMIEFFSRYARTCFENYKGLVKYWLTFNEINILLASPFSGAGLLFQEGENHDQVKYQAAHHELVASALVTKIAHEVDEQNQVGCMLAGGNFYPYSCKPEDVLMAMEKDRENLFFIDVQSRGYYPSYAQKVFDNKGVVLETQEEDFEILKNTVDFISFSYYASRCASADMNSGNTSAANVVKSIKNPHLPASDWGWVIDPTGLRITMNTLYDRYQKPLFLVENGLGARDTLDDKGEVNDDYRIDYLRQHIVAMHEAMEDGVPLMGYTPWGCIDLVAASTGEMSKRYGFIYVDRDNLGNGTLNRIPKKSFHWYKKVIASNGSDLA, encoded by the coding sequence ATGTCAAACATTCAATTTCCCGAAGATTTCTTATGGGGTGGCGCTATTGCTGCAAACCAGTCTGAAGGCGCTCACTTAGCAGGTGGTAAAGGCCTAACAACCGTAGATATGATCCCTTACGGTGAGAACCGCATGCCAATTAAGCTTGGTCAGGTCGATAAGGTGACGCTCAGCGAAGACGAGTTCTACCCAAGCCATAACGCGATAGACTTTTATCACCGTTACAAAGAAGACATCGCCTTACTGGCAGAGATGGGATTTAAAGTGTTCCGCGTATCCATCGCATGGAGCCGAATCTTTCCAAAAGGTGATGAGCTAGAGCCGAACCAAGCCGGTTTAGATTTTTACCGTGATGTTTTTGAAGAGTGTAAGAAATACGGTATTGAGCCACTAGTTACCTTGTGCCATTTCGATGTGCCAATGCACTTGGTGAATGAGTATGGTTCGTGGCGCAATCGTAAGATGATTGAATTCTTTAGCCGTTACGCAAGAACCTGTTTCGAGAACTACAAAGGTTTGGTGAAGTATTGGCTAACCTTTAATGAGATTAATATCTTACTGGCAAGCCCGTTTTCTGGTGCTGGATTGTTGTTCCAAGAAGGCGAAAATCACGATCAAGTGAAATACCAAGCTGCTCACCATGAGCTCGTAGCAAGCGCTTTAGTAACCAAGATTGCCCATGAAGTGGACGAGCAAAACCAAGTGGGCTGTATGCTGGCGGGTGGCAACTTCTATCCATATTCATGTAAGCCAGAAGATGTGCTTATGGCGATGGAAAAAGATCGTGAGAACTTGTTCTTTATTGATGTTCAATCGCGTGGTTACTACCCATCTTATGCTCAAAAAGTGTTTGATAACAAAGGTGTGGTGCTTGAAACACAAGAAGAAGATTTCGAAATTCTCAAGAATACCGTCGATTTCATATCGTTCAGTTATTACGCTTCACGCTGTGCTTCTGCCGACATGAATTCGGGTAACACCAGCGCGGCGAACGTTGTTAAGTCAATCAAAAACCCTCACCTGCCAGCAAGTGATTGGGGGTGGGTGATAGACCCTACCGGCCTTCGTATTACGATGAATACTCTATACGATCGTTACCAGAAACCGCTTTTCTTGGTTGAGAACGGCTTAGGCGCTCGTGACACCTTAGATGACAAGGGGGAAGTGAACGATGACTACCGTATCGATTATCTCCGTCAGCACATTGTTGCGATGCATGAAGCGATGGAAGACGGTGTTCCACTTATGGGCTACACACCTTGGGGTTGTATTGATTTGGTCGCAGCGTCGACTGGCGAAATGAGTAAGCGCTACGGCTTTATTTATGTGGATAGAGACAACCTAGGCAATGGTACGTTAAATCGTATTCCTAAAAAGTCGTTCCATTGGTATAAAAAAGTGATCGCAAGTAACGGCAGCGACTTGGCTTAA
- the edd gene encoding phosphogluconate dehydratase, with protein MTHPMIQAVTQRLLARSQTARQEFLNRTQQQASAGKGGTGLSCGNLAHAVAASCSDEKRSILDLTKSNVALISSYNDMLSAHQPYQHYPDQIKKTLAKFGHTSQVAGCVPAMCDGVTQGQPGMDMSLFSRDLIAQSTALSLSHNVFDSTLLLGICDKIAPGQLMGALSFAHLPTAFVPAGLMATGISNEEKVHVRQEYVAGKVGKNALLDMECNAYHSAGTCTFYGTANTNQLVFEAMGLMLPGSAFIHPDSELRASLTQHAAIEIASMTPQASNFRPLSDVFTEKSLINGIVALLASGGSTNHSIHMVAVARAAGFILTWQDISDLSDVVPLLAKVYPNGPADMNAFQAAGGVPALLRRLNQANLLHRDVIPTFGSFEDQMSIPELENGKLTWKKCEQSADAEVIAGPEQVFQSTGGTRVLSGNLGNAVIKVSAVAEEQRVIEAPAVVFDCQHKVEAAYQRGELNKDCIVVVINNGPAANGMPELHKLMPILGNVQKQGFKVALVTDGRLSGASGKIPSAIHVSPEAIRGGTIGLVREGDILRLDCASGVLNNLNDMQSRQAKGFEADVNQQTMGRNLFSVMRQSVSSAEQGASFIV; from the coding sequence ATGACCCACCCTATGATCCAAGCCGTAACCCAAAGGCTGCTTGCTCGAAGCCAAACTGCTCGTCAAGAGTTTCTAAACAGAACCCAACAGCAAGCCTCTGCAGGTAAGGGGGGAACAGGGCTCTCTTGCGGTAACTTGGCTCATGCCGTTGCGGCTTCTTGTTCCGATGAGAAACGCTCCATCCTAGATCTGACCAAATCTAATGTGGCGTTAATCAGCTCTTACAACGATATGTTAAGTGCCCACCAACCGTATCAACACTATCCTGATCAGATCAAAAAGACGTTAGCTAAGTTCGGCCACACGTCTCAAGTAGCGGGTTGTGTTCCTGCAATGTGCGATGGAGTAACTCAAGGGCAACCAGGAATGGATATGTCTTTGTTTTCAAGGGATTTGATTGCTCAATCGACGGCTCTTTCACTTAGCCACAACGTTTTTGATTCAACACTGCTACTTGGAATTTGCGATAAAATCGCCCCGGGGCAGTTAATGGGCGCACTCTCTTTTGCGCATCTGCCCACGGCATTTGTTCCAGCAGGATTGATGGCAACCGGTATTAGCAACGAAGAGAAAGTACACGTCCGCCAAGAGTATGTTGCTGGTAAAGTAGGTAAAAATGCTTTATTGGATATGGAGTGCAACGCTTATCACTCCGCTGGCACATGTACATTTTACGGCACGGCAAATACCAATCAGCTCGTATTTGAAGCAATGGGGTTGATGCTGCCGGGTTCTGCGTTTATTCACCCTGACTCTGAATTGCGCGCGTCACTGACTCAGCATGCTGCAATCGAAATCGCCTCGATGACACCGCAAGCTTCAAACTTCCGACCGCTATCTGATGTCTTTACAGAAAAAAGTCTAATTAACGGCATCGTAGCCTTACTCGCATCGGGCGGAAGCACAAACCATAGTATTCATATGGTCGCGGTCGCCCGAGCAGCAGGATTTATTCTTACCTGGCAAGACATCAGTGACCTATCCGATGTGGTGCCGTTACTTGCTAAAGTCTATCCAAATGGCCCTGCCGACATGAACGCGTTCCAAGCTGCAGGAGGGGTCCCCGCACTGCTACGTCGATTAAACCAAGCGAATTTACTGCACCGAGATGTCATACCTACCTTTGGCTCGTTTGAAGATCAAATGAGTATTCCAGAGCTGGAAAATGGAAAGCTAACGTGGAAAAAGTGCGAGCAGTCGGCAGACGCAGAGGTAATTGCAGGTCCAGAACAAGTATTCCAAAGCACAGGCGGAACGCGAGTCCTTTCAGGGAACCTTGGCAATGCGGTCATTAAAGTATCAGCGGTCGCCGAAGAACAGCGTGTAATAGAAGCGCCTGCAGTGGTGTTCGATTGCCAACACAAGGTGGAAGCTGCCTACCAAAGAGGTGAACTCAACAAAGATTGCATTGTAGTGGTGATAAACAATGGCCCGGCAGCAAATGGGATGCCAGAACTGCACAAACTCATGCCGATTCTAGGCAATGTACAGAAACAAGGGTTTAAAGTGGCTCTGGTTACCGATGGTCGCCTTTCCGGAGCCTCAGGAAAGATTCCATCCGCGATTCATGTCTCACCAGAGGCTATTCGAGGCGGAACCATTGGGCTTGTTCGCGAAGGTGATATCCTGCGCTTAGATTGCGCGAGTGGCGTACTCAATAACCTCAACGACATGCAGTCTCGTCAAGCGAAGGGGTTTGAAGCAGACGTCAACCAACAAACCATGGGGCGCAACCTATTTAGCGTGATGCGCCAAAGCGTTTCGAGTGCAGAACAAGGGGCGAGTTTTATCGTCTAA
- the tsaA gene encoding tRNA (N6-threonylcarbamoyladenosine(37)-N6)-methyltransferase TrmO, whose amino-acid sequence MSAELKFIGRITTPYYSVSECPNNIQPDNGSICQIKLDAEFQQGLLGLHSGDHILILYWLEGANRDELIQSWDEETPTKGTFALRSPHRPNPIGAAVLPIENLENGTVTVRGLDCLNNTPLLDIKPAIYKELSECK is encoded by the coding sequence ATGTCTGCAGAACTGAAATTCATTGGCCGAATTACCACCCCTTATTATTCGGTTTCGGAGTGTCCAAATAACATTCAACCGGACAACGGCTCGATATGCCAAATCAAATTAGACGCTGAGTTCCAACAAGGTTTACTGGGTTTACACAGTGGCGACCACATCCTGATTCTCTATTGGCTAGAAGGCGCTAATCGCGATGAATTGATACAAAGCTGGGACGAGGAAACACCGACCAAAGGGACCTTCGCACTGCGTTCACCCCACAGGCCAAACCCGATAGGTGCAGCCGTATTGCCGATTGAGAACTTAGAAAATGGCACAGTGACCGTGAGAGGTTTAGATTGCTTGAACAACACACCGCTGTTGGATATTAAGCCTGCGATCTACAAAGAGCTGAGTGAATGCAAATAA
- a CDS encoding TetR/AcrR family transcriptional regulator, with translation MSKIEQNKEKKRLAILKAAKDIFLAEGYVQTSMDRVASEAKMTKQTLYRYFSSKDVLFEATLRQMGSQTDDKLVVHLQQEDTRQALVGFAKDFVAFHLSSEHIATFKLLIAEGSKSPELVSRFMEVGPDDTDRVLTQFFNDRFNIEEPKTKINLWLSMVMSIRDGVLMGMPAPTEQEIEAHVEASTDLLLAALA, from the coding sequence ATGAGCAAGATTGAGCAGAACAAAGAGAAGAAGCGACTCGCGATTTTGAAAGCGGCTAAAGACATATTCTTAGCAGAAGGCTATGTGCAGACCAGCATGGACAGAGTTGCCAGCGAAGCGAAAATGACCAAGCAAACGCTCTATCGCTATTTCTCGTCTAAGGATGTGTTGTTTGAAGCGACCTTGAGACAAATGGGCAGCCAAACCGACGACAAGTTGGTGGTGCATTTACAACAGGAAGATACTCGACAAGCATTGGTGGGTTTCGCAAAAGACTTTGTCGCGTTTCATCTTTCTAGTGAACACATTGCGACCTTCAAGCTGCTCATCGCTGAGGGCAGCAAGTCTCCTGAATTAGTCAGTCGTTTTATGGAGGTTGGCCCTGATGATACCGACCGAGTGCTGACGCAGTTTTTCAATGACCGATTCAATATTGAAGAGCCGAAAACCAAGATAAATCTGTGGCTTAGTATGGTGATGAGTATTAGAGATGGTGTGTTGATGGGAATGCCAGCACCAACAGAACAAGAGATTGAAGCACATGTTGAAGCGAGTACTGACTTGTTGTTAGCGGCTTTGGCGTAG
- the ascF gene encoding PTS cellobiose/arbutin/salicin transporter subunit IIBC yields the protein MANDYRAIAKSVVEHLGGKANVAALTHCMTRLRFVLHSQDGVDISKLKTLKGVMGVVDNGDKVQVIIGNEVSYAYKEVMALCELSTVSESEVPAKKEKLTAKSIGAKMLDALVGTMSPLIPAIIGASMVKLLAMVLEMLGWVEPNAPTLLILKAIGDGAFFFLPVMVAASASIKFKTNMSLSIAIAGVLIHPNFMELMAQAAEGKHVDFFGIPITSVKYTYTVIPVLVMTWALSYIERWVDNITPAVTKNFLKPMLIVLIAAPIAIVLIGPFGIWVGTALSALVYTIHDTLGWLSVAIMGALWPLLVLTGMHRVFTPTIIQTIAETGREGMVMPSEIGANLGMGGACLAVAYKTKNSALKQTSLAAGASAIFAGISEPALYGVLVRLKRPLIATMITGFIVGALAGMGGLASHSMAAPSLFTSVQFFDVNDPMSIVWVFGLIALSIVLSFVLTLVLGFEDIPEDDADEKATSESAKKEAGKAEEKTTVVSAS from the coding sequence ATGGCCAACGATTACCGCGCAATTGCGAAATCTGTTGTTGAGCATCTTGGGGGCAAGGCAAATGTCGCTGCTCTAACACACTGCATGACTCGACTACGATTCGTTTTACACAGCCAAGATGGCGTCGACATCAGCAAGCTGAAAACACTTAAAGGTGTTATGGGTGTTGTTGATAATGGAGACAAAGTACAGGTTATCATTGGCAACGAGGTATCGTATGCATACAAAGAAGTGATGGCGCTTTGTGAGCTATCCACTGTATCTGAGTCAGAGGTTCCTGCTAAAAAAGAGAAGCTAACGGCTAAGTCAATTGGTGCGAAAATGTTGGACGCACTGGTTGGTACCATGTCTCCTCTTATCCCTGCAATCATTGGCGCTTCAATGGTCAAACTGCTCGCCATGGTACTTGAGATGCTGGGCTGGGTTGAGCCGAATGCGCCAACTTTACTTATTCTGAAAGCGATTGGCGATGGTGCATTCTTCTTCTTACCGGTTATGGTTGCCGCTTCTGCATCGATCAAATTCAAGACCAATATGTCTCTTTCCATTGCGATTGCTGGCGTCTTGATTCACCCGAACTTTATGGAATTGATGGCGCAAGCTGCAGAAGGCAAGCACGTTGATTTCTTCGGTATCCCGATCACGTCAGTAAAATACACCTACACGGTTATTCCTGTTCTTGTAATGACTTGGGCTCTTTCTTACATAGAACGCTGGGTAGATAACATTACCCCTGCCGTGACTAAAAACTTCCTGAAACCTATGTTGATCGTATTGATTGCAGCTCCGATTGCTATCGTACTTATCGGTCCATTTGGTATTTGGGTAGGTACTGCACTTTCAGCGCTTGTTTACACAATTCATGACACATTAGGTTGGTTGTCGGTTGCTATCATGGGGGCATTGTGGCCACTACTTGTTCTTACTGGTATGCACCGTGTATTTACTCCAACGATTATTCAAACCATTGCCGAGACTGGTCGTGAAGGTATGGTTATGCCTTCAGAAATCGGTGCCAACCTTGGTATGGGTGGCGCGTGTCTGGCTGTTGCTTACAAAACCAAAAACAGCGCACTAAAGCAGACATCATTAGCCGCGGGTGCTTCAGCTATCTTCGCCGGTATCTCTGAGCCTGCTTTGTACGGTGTGCTTGTCCGTCTTAAACGCCCACTTATCGCAACAATGATTACTGGTTTCATCGTTGGTGCATTGGCAGGCATGGGTGGTCTTGCGAGTCACTCGATGGCAGCACCAAGTCTGTTTACGAGCGTTCAGTTCTTCGATGTGAATGACCCGATGAGTATCGTTTGGGTGTTCGGTCTGATCGCATTATCCATTGTGCTGTCATTTGTTCTAACTCTAGTTTTAGGTTTTGAAGATATTCCAGAAGATGATGCCGATGAGAAAGCAACTTCAGAGTCAGCAAAGAAAGAAGCTGGTAAGGCAGAAGAGAAGACCACAGTGGTATCTGCTTCTTAA
- a CDS encoding bifunctional 4-hydroxy-2-oxoglutarate aldolase/2-dehydro-3-deoxy-phosphogluconate aldolase, which produces MKTIEERLRDIRIVPVIAINDVAHAVPLAKVLVENGLPCAEITFRTEAAAESIRLMREAYPELLIGAGTVLTTELVDVAIGAGVDFIVSPGLNPTTVKYCQQRGVAIVPGVNNPSLVEQAMEMGLKTLKFFPAEPSGGVAMLKALTAVYPVNFMPTGGVSPANVESYLVLKSVVACGGTWMVPTDKMDNGDWEGIAELVRAIGSR; this is translated from the coding sequence ATGAAAACAATTGAAGAGCGACTCAGAGATATTCGTATTGTTCCGGTGATCGCCATTAATGACGTTGCTCATGCTGTACCACTTGCGAAAGTGTTGGTTGAAAATGGTTTACCTTGCGCAGAAATCACGTTTCGAACAGAAGCGGCAGCAGAGTCTATTCGTTTGATGCGTGAAGCATACCCTGAGCTATTGATTGGCGCTGGTACGGTACTAACGACAGAGCTGGTGGATGTTGCGATTGGCGCGGGTGTTGATTTTATTGTGAGCCCTGGCTTAAATCCAACAACAGTAAAGTACTGTCAGCAGCGTGGCGTTGCGATTGTTCCGGGTGTCAACAATCCAAGCCTCGTCGAGCAAGCAATGGAAATGGGCCTTAAAACACTTAAGTTCTTTCCTGCAGAGCCATCTGGTGGTGTTGCCATGTTGAAAGCGTTGACGGCAGTTTATCCAGTTAACTTTATGCCGACAGGTGGTGTGAGCCCCGCGAACGTAGAGTCTTACTTAGTGCTAAAATCAGTCGTTGCTTGTGGTGGCACTTGGATGGTGCCTACCGACAAAATGGATAATGGTGATTGGGAAGGAATTGCTGAATTAGTTAGAGCTATCGGTTCGAGATAG